The DNA sequence cacaTGAGTGTCAAAGATGTGGCTATATTCATCCAGTGAAGAGATGTTTAGCCTTTGGCAAGCGTTGTGTTCGTTGCAATGGCTACAATCATTTTGCAAATAAATGCAAAAATCGTTTTGTTCATAATGTGGAAGATAATAATGATGAGAGAAGATGTGAAAATATGGAGGAGAATATTAAGACTATATTTTTTGGATCAGTTTTCATAAATTCTCTAAAGGAAGACACGAAGGATTGGACAATTGTCGTTGGATCTAATAATGTGTCTCTTGATTTAAAAGTCGATACTGGTGCTCAGGCGAATTTATTATCTGGAAGAAACTTGTCAAGGTTAGGATTAgacaaaaataatcttttagaGTGTAAGGCCAGGCTGACAACATATACAGGTCAAGTAATTAACTGTCTTGGAAAGTGTTCTTTGCCTATTAAGTATGATGGCAAAAACTACGTATTAGATTTCTATGTAGTAGACTCAGATAAAGCAAGCAACATATTAGGACTACAATCAGCGATTAAAATGAATTTAGTTAAtcctttaaaaaatcaaaatttaaaaatcaatgaaaTTAATACATTATCAGAGTATAGGGATTTATTTGAAGGCTTAGGATGTATGAAAGAGGAATATGatattaaactaaaacaaaatgcCACTCCAGTTGTTCATGCGAGTAGACGAGTTCCAATAGCAATTCAACCAATTTTAAAGAGAAAACTTGATGAACTGGAGAAAATAGGAGTGATATCTAAAGTATCACATCCTACAGAGTGGGTCAATTCTTTAGTTATTGTTCATAAGCCTAACGGAGATTTGAGGTTGTGCTTAGACCCTAAGGACTTAAATGAGGTTATCAAAAGGCAACACTTAGAACTACCTACTCTTGAGGAGATCACTAGTAAACTTTCAGGTGCTAAGTATTTTAGCACTCTAGATGTAAAAAATGGATTTTGGAATATAAAGTTATCTGCAGCAAGCTCTGATTTATGTTGTTTTAATACTCCGTTTGGAAGATACAAATTTCTAAGAATGCCTTTTGGAATTTGTAGTGCGTCTGAAGTTTATCAACACCGAATGCGTCAAATACTAGATGACTTAGATGGGGTTGATGTATATATTGACGATATTTTGATTTGGGGTAAAACGAAACAAGAACATGATAAACGTCTTAAAAAAGTATTCGATAGATTGAGACAGGAGAATGTAAAACTAAATAAGGATAAATGTAAGATTGACGTGCAgcagttaaaatatttaggaCATATTATAAGCAAGGATGGTATTACACTTGATGATAGTAGGATAAAAGCAATCGTATCTATGAAAAGTCCAAAGGATAGAAAGGAACTAGAAAGATTTCTTggagtaattaattatgtttctaAGTTTATtccaaattttcaaaatttattttcaccattgagaagtttgttaaaaaaagatGTAAATTTTATCTGGTTAGAACAACATGAAAGAGTATTTAATGagttaaaaaagatactaaCTGAGAAACccgtattacaattttttgatgAAAAGTTACCGGTAGTTCTTTCCGTTGATAGTTCTAAGGATGGATTAGGCGctgtattattacaaaatagatTACCAGTGGCTTATGCATCAAAAGCTTTAAGCGAATGTCAGCAGCGCTACGCGCAGATTGAAAAAGAGTTGTTGGCAATTTTGTTTGGCTGTGAAAGATTTCATCAGTTCATATTTGGAAGACATATAACCATTGAAACCGATCACAATCCATTAATaggcataataaaaaaaccattGAATTCCACTTCGCCACGTATACAACGTATGTTAATCAAGTtgcaaaaatatgaatttaatttagtctATAAGCGTGGCAAGGAATTGTATATAGCAGACACTTTATCTAGATCATTCGATACGGATGACAGTCTGCAAATTGACCTAGAAGAGAGTAATATTGAGGCTAATATTAATCTAGTGATAGAAACATTAAACATAAGTAAAAAGCaattaaataatgttcaaaACTTTACGAGAAATAATGAAGAAATGAAGTTATTAAAGGAATTTATCCTTAAAGGTTGGCCAAGCCATAAAATCTCTGTACCGGAGAAAATAAGATCATATTGGCATGTAAGAGACAGCTTGACATATAAGTCAAACTTGATATTCAAAGGCAATTCTTTGGTAGTGCCGCCTGAATTAAGAAAGGAGATGTTACATCGGGCGCATTTTCCACATTTAGGCATAACAAAAACATTGTTGCGAGCAAATGAGGCTATGTATTGGCCCAGAATGGTACACGAAATCACAGAATTAGTATCACGGTGTGAAACATGTAAGCTTTttagtaacaataataaaaaagagacTTTAATTCCACATGCGGTACCACAGTTACCATGGGAAAAAGTGGGTATTGACTTATTTCATTTATACGGtactgattatttaattgtaatagactattattcaaaatatccaGAGATTGCTgcgttaaaagaaataaaaagtgaaGATATCATTGAtaagttaaaacaaatatttagtaGACACGGCATTCCACGAAAAATATTTAGTGACGGAGGGCCGCAGTTTTCCAGCATGAGTTTTAAAGCGTTTGCTAATCAATACAACTTTGAGCATATTATGTCTAGTCCAGAATATCCACAATCAAATGGCATGGTGGAAAGAGAAATACAGaccattaaaaatttgtttaaaaaggcTATACATGAGAAAAAAGACCCATACCTAATATTATTAGAATTCCGTAATACACCAATTTCTAATACAATTGCATCTCCTGcagaaaacttatttaatagGAAAATAAGGGGTATTGTGCCAATTAATGGTAGTAAAAGTGATCCAAATAACTATAGACCCGTTTCCGTGTTACCAGTGATATCCAAAATATTCGAGCGAATACTGTACAAACGCTTAAATACTTACTTGTCTGAAAAACAATTTCTCATTAGTCAACAATATGGTTTTCGTTCAAAATCGAGCACTCTTACCGCCGCCATAGACTTAGTTACAGAAATAAGGTCccaaatcgataaaaaaaattttgctttGGGAATCTTCATTGACTTGAAGAAGGCTTTCGATACGGTAAGCCATGGTAAACTATTGTTGAAATTAGGGAATATCGGTATCAGGGGCAGGGCTTTCAAAATCTTTGAATCATACTTACAAAACAGGACGCAAGTTGTAAAAATAGATAGCTTTACCAGTTCTGTTAAAAATGTTACGTGCGGAATTCCACAAGGCTCCATAGTTGGtccattaatgtttttaatttacgttaacaatattattaacattaatctAATTGGAAAACTGACACTGTACGCGGATGAtacatgccttttttattacgGTAGCTCTATTCAGGACTTAATAAGTAAAGCTCAAAATGATCTTGACAGGCTAAGTGAGTGGTTACAGTACAATTtgcttacaataaatataaataaaacgtccTATATGATTTTCTgtgcaaaaaataaacatatacctaATTTCACACCCCTTACAATTAACAATAAGATCATACAATCCTcagcaaaagaaaaatatctggGATTATGGATAGATGATAAGTTGACTTGGAAAGGACACATAGAACACGTTAGAGCCAAACTGCTACCTATACTGGGCGCATTGAGAAATGTATCAAACTGCATTCCTAATAAAGTAcgaatgataatttataatacctTAGTTAAATctaacattgaatatttaatagaaGTGTGGGGAAGTGCCGCTAAGACAAATTTAATGCCATTACAAAGAattcaaaataaagttatcaaagtgcTATTTCGCTATCCCTATTTTACATCAACCAACAAATTGTATCaagaaacaaaattgttaaatatcaaCCAATTATACACCTATTACACCTGCATactaattaagaatattatcaaCAATTCAATACACTCAAAcatcaaaattgataaaaaaataactaaacacaACTTAAGAAACAAGGATAAATTAATGCTGCCTAGTGTACGTACAAAGTATGGTcagaaaacaatattgtttgagGGAGTGcagctatataataatttaccaaatCATATTAAAGGTTCGgacaacataaatatttttaaatcaaaattaaaagaacacgtttatacattgtaattataaatatttcgattAAGCGCTCCAGaggtaaaaattgttacatactactatttatattgattgtatctcattataagtgaacgttatgtttttatgagaaataaattctttaaacctaatcAGAAATGTTTTTACCCAAAAGTCAACCGAAATTTAAGAGAGAAATTAATAGAAAAgcaaaataaagacaaatatttttataataggaaTAAAAAAGATCTAAGACCAATAGAAACAGGAGAAGGCGTGTTATTTAGGATAGGGAGATTTTGGaagaaaggaattattaaagGAAAGACAAATGATAGGACGTACAAGATAGCAAATGAAAATGGGAGGATATTTGTTAGAAACAGGTTTCACATAAAGCCTCTAAATATGATTCCTTTTTACATTCCCGATGTCGATAATCAAGAAAGTGACGCAATCCAACCATCACAACAACAACCATCATCACCATCAACATCCTACTATACAACATCATATGGTCGGGTAGTTAGACCTCCGGTCAGGTATGGTCAGGAATAAAAAGGGAAGatgttgtataatttatatttaaactttttgtattaGATTTGCTATGTGACGAATATAAgaggaaaaagaaaaataaacgtcAGATAAAAAACTGAACTATAGTTTCATTgtcgtaattaatatattttaaatattaataaatgcaaGTATAAcaccaattaagctatggaacgatgtacccgccagagcgaaattcttgatatgatgatttctattttcggtttaagcgaaccgtggcgccgtctatagtgagttctttacagagacccgtaactattcaaagtttcatattagaatgaaaatctttgacaggatacgacaccatgctatttttaatatgtacgattttatttttgtgttacccacaattaggaattctaaacatttttgaatatcatatcaaaaattgaccgctccagcgggattcgaacccgcgtctccgactgaccgtgtcggcgctctagccaattaagctatggaacgatgtacccgctagagcgaaattttcgatataatgatttttacttacggtttaagcgaaccgtggcgccgtctatagtgagttctttacagagacccgtaactattcaaagtttcatattacaatgaaaatctttgacaggagacgacaccatgctatttttaatatgtacgattttatttttgtgttacccacaattaggaattctaaacatttttgaatatcatatcaaaaattgaccgctccagcgggattcgaacccacgtctccgactgaccgtgtcggcgctctagccaattaagccatGGAACACtttagattgaaaaaaaaaacaaaactaatataaaacacACTTCTTGTGgcattttagatttatttatcgatTGTAATATGCCATAATGGTGTATCTCTTCATCCATACACATCGAAAAGTCAAGACAAGTaatatttctacaaaaaaaacttaatgctaacaaatattcattaaaaattgaaGTCATACACGAGTAGTATATATGTTTAGGGTCCTGAAAATCTGCCTAAACTTTCTAAGATTGGAATGCCGTTGAATTAGGTCGATTGGCGGTTTAGTCCCATGTAGATACATTTAACATTAAGCTCAGTCgtaattaaataactatattacTAAACTTTgcgttataaaatcttttttacaataacaattttatgttgaatgctataattatttacatttaggGTAGGTAGACTTATCTGAAACTATAGGTAGTGAATACACCGTGAAGATTGTCTAAgcaattataacattaaatttcaCCATATGTACATGTGTATAGatgtatttttttgattataatacagaaaaaaaataatggatATATCTTTGAAACATTGGTGTAAAAAAGTAGATGTTatctaaaatgaataaaaaactgaatataaattttaattacaatcgtaccattttttttttattctaagatTACAAACAAAATACGACACTTTCAATATCTCATTTTACAGAACTCATAAAGAACTTCTTAGTGCTCATCCCTTTCTAAGAACCCGCATCGCTTAATTCAAACATCCAGGTATGGAATTTTCTTACTTTCTGATCTTGCGCCAAATATTAAATTCCCTTACCGACGTATTAATATTCGCAATGACGGGGCATTGCTCCAGCCTCGTCTTTTCTCTTAGAACGTTCGAGTGTGTTATACGAGTACCTGGCTGTTATTTGGGAAATTACCTTGTCGACAGCCTGTCCATATAAACTATGATGCTTATTCTACGGAAAAACGGTCACGCGTGCGATTCTCACTAACCGTAAATATTCATACAGACAGGTCTGTTTGAATCTGTTTATGTCTGTGTCTGTTTATCTTTTTTTctgttcgtttttattttagagGTAATAACGAGAGATACAAGTATaagattatgtaaataaaagcaATTTATTACTTCACTGTTCCAATACATGCTAATGTAAAAcagtagtataaatatattacaactcTCTGTTTTGAGGTAAATCCCCCCCTCCGTccttaaaagataaaaacaaatCAAGTTGCTAAATACCAATTAAATCAAGTTGGTAAATGTGCATGCATGCATGAAATGTGCAGTAGCTCATAAAGTCAATAAAAATGCGTTCGATTTTAGTtgaaaaattcatatatttattttttaaccgacttccaaaaaaggaggaggttctcaattcgactgtattttttttttttaatgtatgttacatcagaacttttgaccgggtagaccgatttcgacaaattttgttttaatcgaaaggtggcgtgtgtcaattggtcccatttaaatttatttgagatctaataactactttttgagttatatctaataatgcgtttttacttgacgcttttttcgtcgacatacgttgtattataccgcataactttctactagatataccgattttgataattctttttttgttggaaagaagatatccctagtttgataccatgataaggaaactaggatctgatgatgagatcccagagaaatcgagggaaactctcaaaaatccgcaataactttttactgggtgtaccgattttgataatttttaatttaatcgaaagctaatgatggtcacatataaattttatcgagatctgataactactttttgagttatctttaataacgcgtagttacttgactattttttcgtcgatctatgtgattgaagtcggttttttttcgtttgcgagcaaacacaattattataagtatcatattatttatgGAGAATTTCTCCTCCTCTTCTTCGCCTTTGCCTTCTCCTTCTGCgggccttaagaaacatacaaaaaaatgaattggtcgagccattctcaagctatgcgcttagcaacattcatttttatttatatagatttactaactgactcggcaaacgttgtattgccgctaaacgctaacGCTAAAATAgggattggtggtagaagggtgaaaatttagggttgtatgtatttttcaacgccaaatcataataaaataaaaaataaataatttatctaaaaattaaaaaaaatggtgtggactacccttaacatttaggggaatgaaaaatagattttgttcgattctcaaacctacccaacatgcacacaaaatttcatgagaatcggtcaagccgtttcggaggagtttaactacaaacaccgcgacacgagaattttatatattagatttacttGGTTTCAGTACAAATtcagtttaatattttgtattctaaAACGTCGTAACCCCgtctttctatttattttatgttttagttGCAGCTTTAGATTATCTCCAGAGAACCCTTTTCACTtctaatgcaaaaaaaaaattgtacaatattTCTTGACCGCGAATTACGACGTCGCTGTAGGCTGTTTCTCTGAGATGGATAGAATTACTGACTGCCTGAGTTCACAAGTATGCAACACCCtaacaaaaatgaaatactTTACTTAACATAGATATCTGAATATAACAttcttttacttatatttacctgattatttatttgactacaTTGCTTAAGATATGTATATATGATATCCTACATAactggaaattatatttattaagacatttattactaaaattctgtattataaaatgtagattaataaaatttaaaataaaagcaatataaCTGTATTAAACATGAagtaatacttacatatataggATTCTTTACTATAATTAGGGcgtgaaatttaatttataaatttatattaaataaaatatttttgaacgtTAAAAGCTACTTTttaacttccaaaaaaaggaaggaggttctcaattcgattgtacttttttatgtacgttttctatgtatgttgtatgtatgttttgtatgtatgtatgtatgtacctcaaaacttttgactgggtcgaccgatttcgatgatttttttttttaatcaaaaggtggtgactgttgtagtcccatttaaatttaattgagatctgacaactactattttttcgtctacctacgttgaattTACTTGTCCattaaattgaagtcggttgtttttcgTTAGcgaacagaaaaataattatgatatttttacaaGTATCTACGAGATCAGTGTAATATGACTGTCTGAAATTTTTcaccgataaaaaaaaaaaacgtttcatCTTATAAACAACGGCAATACGATACGTATTACAATCCTTACTTGATATACCGGAAAAGTTTTTACGATTATTTGCTCGCGTCAATCTCGGACTCTCCAATTACGATGGACGTCTGTTTATTAAGGGTGAAGTAGGCTTATAAACCATCAATCTACTACTCATATGAGTGGAATAGTAATCATAAACCATACCAATCAGTTTGGTACACAATATCATCAGGTAAATTCCCTTAGGACATCTAGTCCTCTGtactgttgtttttattttagccTTCTTTATTCTTACAGTGTATATTGTAGTTTGTATGTCATTTAAGTAATCGTGATTAAGAGCGATGCGTAACTAAAATCGAGGTTAAGCACGGACGAAACATGTACTCTCTAGTGATACATTTAAACTTTTtggtttaaatatttcataatacatACAAGTAAATGTTTTATACCTAATAGgtatcattaaaattggtatgAAGCAACGCGCGATAAGTATACACAAAGGACCGAAATCagggattttaaaattttcaaatcaaaacggatacaaaaaaatatataattatttatgcaaGGGTAGCTTGATAAACAAAGGTGATGTTTGTAGTTAATTTagactaaattatttattccatttttttacGGATCGGTAATTTTTCTTTCTGTTATGTGTATATTAAGCTTACATTAGGTATAATTGTTACTTTATTACAGGAATTATAActgaacaaaactaaacagcttgaaaaaatgattattattctaTATGTAATAAGttagatattaatttaacagGCTGCTTTATTACAGAAATTGCCTATGAATTCTTTAGCAAAAGTATCAGCAACCATTTCCAGATATCTTTGGCTGTTTATGCTTTTTAAACCACTGTTTAAAGACTGACAAGAACAcctagataaaaaaatagtattttacacAAACTCCGAACTCCGAGCGGACATAAGTGCGTACCCGTCGGCATTAATGGAACTTTTAGTAGACACTGCACCAATATGGTCATAcgttataaatatgaatttcgggattttatttataaaaatcaaaaactaaaacaatcgtgtttttttcatttttagtttGATTGAAAAACAACTGCCTAAATAAAtcctaaactaaaaaaaaatttggtatgTTATAAGCATTTACAAAAACTACTACAAATCTACTCACGAAAATCAGGGAATGGTTAGAAACTTTAAatggaaaattattttgaaatatgatTAATCTTTAGAGTAACTGTTGtttcgaaagaaaaaaaatctttcacaaCAAAACATCTTTCCttcaaacaaaagaaaatattttctttttaaccaactttaaaaaaGGTGGTCACTATTCGACTGTATTGTTTAAATGTGTACCTCACAACTTTTTGATTGGACTTTTGACACTGGTGATtttcatgtagtcccatttaaatatgatcgagatCGAATGAGTTTTTTTGAGTTGTCCCAAATAATTAGTATTCGATTGACTATTTCTTTCAACTATCGACGTTGTAATACTTAtctattttaacaataaacatatacatacggTTGTCTGtttctacggtaagcaacttaatgcttgtgttacaggtaacattcgactgttataactatttttttaaatatacatagaaataatacatatataaatatatatattacacccagatttaggcgggaatcgaactcgcaacccgcagaacagataAAAACACTACAAaccgcgccaacgggctagtcaatagtTTGCTTTTATTCACAACTTTAAATCGTTCAACTAAAAGAGTTAAAACTAGTTCATCTAGTTTATTGCGTAACAAGATATTCCGCTTGGTTCTTGTATTTCCAGAATAATATTCATCTAATCAAAAAGTTAAATAGTCCATAGtcaaatttaagttttaataggACGTAAGATTAAATTTGGTGTATGTATTTAGAACGAGTTAGTTTGAGTTGTTACTATAGCTTTAGTAGATAGTAGAACAACCAGCTGCCACTTCATTTGTAAAGcaatttttttccatataaatttttgaaaatcgtTTTTTTACTAGACCATGGATAACAAGAGTTGTCTCCAGATATCTATTTAACATAAGTTATCATTGATACTAATATGTTCTTAACCATTGACTGGTTAAGAACATATTAGTATTAATGATAACTTCTACTAGACTGAATgaacctgaaaaaaaaatacactcgacaAAGGCTGATTTTATTCAGGGAATAAGTAACGAGCATAAATAACCACGCCACTAACTACAGATTGCCGTTTTTAGTTTCGTGATCAAATGTTTCTTAACCCAAAGcgtaaaaaacaatttgattaaaatcaacTTGTGATTAGCAGAAAATAGGTTACATTTAGCTAGTTTTAATGGTTTGTACGAAACACTAAGCTGATCTATGGTGTAAAGATTTTGTAAgacattaaagaaaaatattaatttttaccaaGCCAATAGTTATTATGGCactatgtttttgaaattcAATTACCGAAATAAGTTTACTATTGTTTTTAAGGTAGTATAAAAAAACagctcaaattttattttaaatgaagtttTTTACGTTTACGGtaagttttgttctattcttttGAAACTTAACTAAGTAGTTTCTCACTAACATATTACGTTCAAACCTAGTAAAAATTTACGAgtcacaaaattatttataattttcaatgcAGTTTCGTCACATCATTGAAGCCAGTGTAATAAGCATAAACAGACCATTTAAGACCAATTTTGTGAAAAGTCGAGGGTAATGCAGATTTTCGTTGAAGCTGCTGCATCAAGTTAAGAAcattaagttaaatttaattttgaattgatAGAAACTGTGGATGTTACTCATTGCTTGCGTGCTTTTCTACGCGCGTATCGCTCtagttttattcatttaaaaattaataaataataataataataataataagcgtttattttaGACGTGTACATCCATAGTGTATTAGTGTGTTAGTAATATAGTATAAAGTATTTAAACAGTCAGTACGTAAAACTTCGATTAAAATACTGGTTATACcacaacaatatataaatgcccGCATTTAATGGCCAGTCTAGCTGTCCAGTGCAGTGTTTGATTTAAACTTCTGTCAATGACAATACATTCTCGTTAATGTACTGGTACagaatttttacgaaaattttaaagaagattttttcattgtacgcttcagcctttaatatcccactgctgggcataggcctctttctccatataggagaaggatcagagcttaatccaccacgctgctccaatgcgggttggaggatttattccctaatatgagtaacgactgctatcaggtgtacatgataacaaccgggaccgacggcttaacgtgctctccgaggcacggtggggagacccacaagaactgcacaatcacccagaccacggcaagcacctgtatggccaatacaaatgtttgtcatgtgcggggatcgaaccctcaaccgccagcgcaacagatataatctatggctgtaaccgttgcgccaaccgttgccatacatatgtttattcatacataaacatatcaTCGTCATAAATGGTTTGTCTATGTAACTACTAAATGaataaaacgattttattaattcaagCGTGTATAGATTTATCTTGACGACGTGAGTGCTCTcaggttaataataataaacaaatagacAAACACACAAATTGATACATGCTAGGCGTCACAAATtaggtttataattttttttttaatacagaaaGCAGAATGACAAAAGAAAGAAGTATTATCAATGGTttcaaaacaaaagtaaaaacaaataacaaattgagacatatatttttttgattattgttcgtaaatataattacatatgttattattaataagacgTATAAGCTATGATATAAAACGCGATATATTACATGTGCTGCTTGATTAATTATTGAtgctgtaatatcctactgctgggaccgatagcttaacgtactctccgaggcacggtggggagacaaggactaacaaccagaccggaaataaatatttatataaatacaaatatccactccgagcgggaatcaaacccgccaTTGACGGTGTTTAGGCACcgcgacacggcacacgcaccatacaccagagcggtcgtctatataatatacaacaaTTTATGGTAAAGTATTGTAGTGAGTAAAGATCCAATCTCATCTTTCATAGAAACAAACTTTTCCGTCGAGTCTCCAACTACTATTTTAAAACATAGATTAAAATTACACGTAAAATTACACGTTTAGAAACTTTATTTTCAAACACTCATAAATTAAGTacatttccttatcatgataatTTACAGTAACAGTTCCGTCGTATCGCTTTAACAGAACTGCATTTTAAGCTtgaaaatgatttaataataattttaggaaCGACTCACTTCAAATAGACATTTTATTTGTCCTAGGTCTggaaagtttataaaaaatcttactaataaattttatactattCGAATGTGCAACAATAGGTGTCATTTAAGTAGGTCGGGCTCAAGCAGAGACAATATTAATTCTTTTCCTTAGGCGAAGAAATATGAGGTTA is a window from the Melitaea cinxia chromosome 3, ilMelCinx1.1, whole genome shotgun sequence genome containing:
- the LOC123669758 gene encoding uncharacterized protein K02A2.6-like: MEKKVVTANGSINLPTEISWQGSMSENWRFFKQRYEIFIIASGNEAKDGKTKTALLLNAIGDRAIKLYNGFNFEKPEHRFEFEKVIEKFEEHFNPERNEIYERYKFFTRNQNEGESYEDYSVALRDLSSTCNFDFLTDSLIRDRLVCGISDKTVKDRLLRTKDLTLAKAIDICRTSQETQRQLEKICSSTSTSNNIDNLNDVDYNIQKINKKPNTADNAGKNTKKDRYTNYTHECQRCGYIHPVKRCLAFGKRCVRCNGYNHFANKCKNRFVHNVEDNNDERRCENMEENIKTIFFGSVFINSLKEDTKDWTIVVGSNNVSLDLKVDTGAQANLLSGRNLSRLGLDKNNLLECKARLTTYTGQVINCLGKCSLPIKYDGKNYVLDFYVVDSDKASNILGLQSAIKMNLVNPLKNQNLKINEINTLSEYRDLFEGLGCMKEEYDIKLKQNATPVVHASRRVPIAIQPILKRKLDELEKIGVISKVSHPTEWVNSLVIVHKPNGDLRLCLDPKDLNEVIKRQHLELPTLEEITSKLSGAKYFSTLDVKNGFWNIKLSAASSDLCCFNTPFGRYKFLRMPFGICSASEVYQHRMRQILDDLDGVDVYIDDILIWGKTKQEHDKRLKKVFDRLRQENVKLNKDKCKIDVQQLKYLGHIISKDEQHERVFNELKKILTEKPVLQFFDEKLPVVLSVDSSKDGLGAVLLQNRLPVAYASKALSECQQRYAQIEKELLAILFGCERFHQFIFGRHITIETDHNPLIGIIKKPLNSTSPRIQRMLIKLQKYEFNLVYKRGKELYIADTLSRSFDTDDSLQIDLEESNIEANINLVIETLNISKKQLNNVQNFTRNNEEMKLLKEFILKGWPSHKISVPEKIRSYWHVRDSLTYKSNLIFKGNSLVVPPELRKEMLHRAHFPHLGITKTLLRANEAMYWPRMVHEITELVSRCETCKLFSNNNKKETLIPHAVPQLPWEKVGIDLFHLYGTDYLIVIDYYSKYPEIAALKEIKSEDIIDKLKQIFSRHGIPRKIFSDGGPQFSSMSFKAFANQYNFEHIMSSPEYPQSNGMVEREIQTIKNLFKKAIHEKKDPYLILLEFRNTPISNTIASPAENLFNRKIRGIVPINGSKSDPNNYRPVSVLPVISKIFERILYKRLNTYLSEKQFLISQQYGFRSKSSTLTAAIDLVTEIRSQIDKKNFALGIFIDLKKAFDTVSHGKLLLKLGNIGIRGRAFKIFESYLQNRTQVVKIDSFTSSVKNVTCGIPQGSIVGPLMFLIYVNNIININLIGKLTLYADDTCLFYYGSSIQDLISKAQNDLDRLTKEKYLGLWIDDKLTWKGHIEHVRAKLLPILGALRNVSNCIPNKKCFYPKVNRNLREKLIEKQNKDKYFYNRNKKDLRPIETGEGVLFRIGRFWKKGIIKGKTNDRTYKIANENGRIFVRNRFHIKPLNMIPFYIPDVDNQESDAIQPSQQQPSSPSTSYYTTSYGRVVRPPVRYGQE